In the genome of Streptomyces sp. 846.5, the window GGCGGTGCTGGGCATCGGCGCCTACCGGGTGGCGTTCGACGCGCCCCGGGCCGTGGTCGGCCCGCAGCCCTCCGCCCTCGGCGCCACGGCGGTGTGGGTCCTGCCCAATCCCAGCGGCCTCAACGCCCACTACACCCTGGACGCCATCGCCGAGCGCTTCCGCGAGCTGCGGCTGAGCGTGAGCGGATGACTGCGCCTGGAACGCCGTCAGGGGCGCGGCCGGATCGGCCGCGCCCCTGACGGGTGGAGATGATGGTGCGTCAGCTGATGCGGCCCGCGAAGTCGGGGGCCCAGTTGCTGATGGTGTCCGTCTTGACGCCGGAGCTCGGGTTGGCCGCCTCGACGTACTCGCCGTTGCCGACGTACATCGCCACGTGGTAGGCGCCGGACGCGGTGCCGTCGCTGGACCAGAACAGCAGGTCGCCGACCTGGAGCGAGTCCAGGGAGACCCGGGTGCTGGCGGCGGCCTGCTCCTCGCTGGTGCGGGGGGCGGAGATGCCGGCCTTGGCCAGCGCGGCCTGGACCAGACCGGAGCAGTCCCAGCCCGCGTCGCTGGTGCCGCCGTAGACGTAGGACTCGCCGACCTTCGAGAGCGCGAAGGCGGCGGCCGCGGCCATACCGCTGCTGGAGCTGGTCGAGGTGCTGCTCGCAGTGGTGGTGCTGGAGCTGGAGCCGCTGCTGGACGTGGTGGCCGAGGCGTCGGTGGCCGTCGAGTCCGAGCTGCTGCTGGAGGAGGTCGAGCCCGAGGCGCTGCCCAGAGTCAGCTTCTGGCCCGGGTAGATCACGTTGGGGCCCGAGGTGAGCACGGAGCGGTTCAGCGCGTAGAGGCGCTGCCAGCCGCCGGAGACGTGCTCCTTGGTCGCGATGGTCGACAGCCAGTCACCCGAAGCCACGGTGTAGCTGCCGCTGCTCGCAGTGGACGAGGAGGACGTGTCCGAAGAGGCGGACGAGTCCGAGGAGCTGGACGTGTCCGAGGAGGAGCTGCTGGAGGAGGACGAGGAGGAGCTCGAAGAGGAGCCCGCGGAGGACGAGGTGTTCACCGAGGCGGCCGCGCCGCCCTGGGTGAGACCCGCCTGCGGCCCGCAGACCGGCCAGGCGGACGGGCCCTGCGAGGCCAGGACCTTCTCCGCGACCGCGATCTGCTGGTCCTTGGTGGCCTGGTCGGCGGTGGCGGCGTACTGGGTGCCGCCGTAGGCGGCCCAGGTGGACGCCGAGAACTGCAGGCCGCCGTAGTAGCCGTTGCCGGTGTTGATGCTCCAGTTGCCGGTGCTCTCGCACTGCGCCACGGCGTCCCAGGTGGAGACGCTGGCGGCGGAGGCACTGCCGGCGGTGACGAGCGGGACGGTGAGGCCGACGCCGGCCAGACCGGCCGAAGCGATGAGGCGCTGAGCGGTGTTGCGTCGGGGCTTCGGAGCGCGGTGACGCCCGTGGACGGACAGCATGAAGCAGCGTTTCCTCTCCCACGCCTACGAGGTGAGCTGTCGGATTCGGGCTGGAGTTGCCCGGTCGTGCGCAGCACGACTTCACCCCTAGCCACGTCGACGACCAAGGTCGACGTGGCGACTTACCTGGTTCCCCCGCTCCTGCCGTGGTGCGGTAGCTGGTGTCGCAACTTCTCCGGCGGCAGGACTCGGCGTTCCGGAGATGTCGGTTCCGCTTAAGTGCGAACGCCAGAAAGGTAGACAGACCTTGATTGAAACCACAACAGACTGTGGGATCCGTCACGCCGCCGTTCCATGATTCACAGGTTCCCGACCCTGTTCGCCGCAGCCAGTCACACGTCCGCAGGATCAGACGCGCCCGAGCGGATAGCGTAGGAACCCGGCCCTCGCGCGACCTCTGGGCCGAGGCAGATCCGACGACAGGGCGGAGCGGCGATGCCGACGACGACCGGACCGGAGAGCACCAAGCGACCGGTGATCGTGACCGTGGACGACGACCCGGCGGTGTCCCGGGCTGTCGCCAGGGACCTGCGGCGCCGCTACGGCGAGGGCCATCGTATCGTCAGGGCCGAGTCGGGCCCCTCGGCGCTGGAGGCGCTGCGGGAGATGAAGCTGCGCGGCGAGCTCGTCGCGGTGCTGCTGGCCGACCACCGGATGCCGGAGATGAACGGCATCGAGTTCCTGGAAGCGGCCATGGACATCTACCCCCAGGCCCGCCGGGTGCTGCTGACCGCCTACGCGGACACCGGCGCCGCCATCGACGCCATCAATGTGGTGGACCTGGACCACTACCTGCTCAAACCGTGGGACCCGCCCGAGGAGAAGCTCTACCCGGTGCTGGACAGCCTGCTCAAGGCCTGGCTGGCCGACGACCCGCACCAGGTCGACGAGACCAAGGTGGTCGGGCACCGGTGGTCGGCCCGCTCCTCCGAGGTCCGCGAGTTCCTGGCCCGCAACCAGGTCCCCTACCGCTGGTACCCGGTCACCGAGGCCGAGGGACGGCAGCTGCTGGCGGCGGCCGGCGAGGACGGGGAGCGGCTGCCCGTGGTGATCACCTCGGACGGCGACGCCCTGGTGGAGCCCAGCAACGAGGAGCTGGCCCAGCGGGTCGGCCTCTCCACCACCCCCGCCGCCGACTTCTACGACCTCATCGTCATCGGCGGCGGCCCGGCCGGACTGGGCGCGGCCGTGTACGGGGCCTCCGAGGGCCTGCGCACCGTCCTCATCGAGCGCACCGCCACCGGCGGCCAGGCCGGGCAGAGCTCCAGGATCGAGAACTACCTCGGCTTCCCGGACGGGGTCTCCGGCTCACAGCTCGCCGACCGGGCCCGACGCCAGGCCACCAAGTTCGGCGCGGAGATCCTGACGGCCCGTGAGGTGACCGGCTTCGAGATCTGCGGCTCGGCCCGGACGGTCCGCTTCGCGGACCGCAGCTCCATCTCCGCCCACACCGTCATCCTGGCCACCGGCGTCGCCTACCGGCAGCTGACCGCCCCCGGCATGGAGGAGCTGACCGGCCGCGGCATCTTCTACGGCTCCGCGCTGACCGAGACGGTGGGCTGCGCCGGCCAGGACGTCTACATCGTCGGCGGCGCCAACTCCGCCGGGCAGGCCGCGGTCTTCCTGTCCAGGGGCGCCAAGTCGGTCACCATGCTGGTCCGCGGCGAGTCGCTGACCGCCTCCATGTCGCACTACCTGATCCAGCAGGTCGAGGCCGACCCGGTGATCACGGTCCGCACCGGGACCGAGGTCGTCGCCGCGCACGGCGAGGACCATCTGGAGCGGCTGACCCTGCTCGACACCGCGACCGGCCGCACCGAGGAGGTCGACGCGCAGTGGCTGTTCGTCTTCATCGGCGCGGTGCCGATGACCCAGTGGCTGGACGGGGTGGTGGTGCGCGACGACCACGGCTTCGTCCTGGCCGGTCCGGATCTGGGCGAGGCCGGGCAGCGGTCCGGC includes:
- a CDS encoding FAD-dependent oxidoreductase; translation: MPTTTGPESTKRPVIVTVDDDPAVSRAVARDLRRRYGEGHRIVRAESGPSALEALREMKLRGELVAVLLADHRMPEMNGIEFLEAAMDIYPQARRVLLTAYADTGAAIDAINVVDLDHYLLKPWDPPEEKLYPVLDSLLKAWLADDPHQVDETKVVGHRWSARSSEVREFLARNQVPYRWYPVTEAEGRQLLAAAGEDGERLPVVITSDGDALVEPSNEELAQRVGLSTTPAADFYDLIVIGGGPAGLGAAVYGASEGLRTVLIERTATGGQAGQSSRIENYLGFPDGVSGSQLADRARRQATKFGAEILTAREVTGFEICGSARTVRFADRSSISAHTVILATGVAYRQLTAPGMEELTGRGIFYGSALTETVGCAGQDVYIVGGANSAGQAAVFLSRGAKSVTMLVRGESLTASMSHYLIQQVEADPVITVRTGTEVVAAHGEDHLERLTLLDTATGRTEEVDAQWLFVFIGAVPMTQWLDGVVVRDDHGFVLAGPDLGEAGQRSGGWPLDRPPHHLETSVPGVFAAGDVRSESAKRVASAVGEGAMAVMFVHRYLDKL
- a CDS encoding transglycosylase family protein; this translates as MLSVHGRHRAPKPRRNTAQRLIASAGLAGVGLTVPLVTAGSASAASVSTWDAVAQCESTGNWSINTGNGYYGGLQFSASTWAAYGGTQYAATADQATKDQQIAVAEKVLASQGPSAWPVCGPQAGLTQGGAAASVNTSSSAGSSSSSSSSSSSSSSSDTSSSSDSSASSDTSSSSTASSGSYTVASGDWLSTIATKEHVSGGWQRLYALNRSVLTSGPNVIYPGQKLTLGSASGSTSSSSSSDSTATDASATTSSSGSSSSTTTASSTSTSSSSGMAAAAAFALSKVGESYVYGGTSDAGWDCSGLVQAALAKAGISAPRTSEEQAAASTRVSLDSLQVGDLLFWSSDGTASGAYHVAMYVGNGEYVEAANPSSGVKTDTISNWAPDFAGRIS